In Anopheles arabiensis isolate DONGOLA chromosome 2, AaraD3, whole genome shotgun sequence, the genomic window CAATGTTCTCGGGTTTCTTGAAAATGATGTAGATATGTAATGTTTATAGCTGATATGGATTCCAATCCTCGATAAATCTTGCCAATTCCATCAATCATTTTTATCTCATTATTCGTCGAACTAAGTATAATTTTTGTACCTGTATGAAAAGAGAACATCATATTCCAGTTAATATTTAACAACAGAACAGATTATAGCCAAGCAATAATCATTATGGATACATACCATCATAGAAAACAACTTCATAATCCTGTAAAGTCTCCATGAGCTGACATTTAGCTTTGTCACTATATAATGTaatttttggggtttttgctTTAACCATTTGAACGAATTTAGCTGCATACATAtactttttaaaatgtttctcAGGAATATCTTCATAATTATACATGACCTCAGCACTTCTGGATGGTAAATCTGGCGGTTCATTCTTTATTGGAACACCACGATTGCCATTCGGGTGATACAATATGAATTTTAAACCATCTCCTGATATACGACACACGTCCACAACACGGTCCTCACGTTGCCGTCCTCTTGGTTTAAGAAACTCTAGGACGACATCACCACCTTCGGCAACTATGGTGAGAATTACATGTTTTGTGCGATGTCTTGTAGGTAGCAATCGCAGTGTGTCAAATCGCATAGTATGACGATGGTTATTTGGAACAAATCCCGAAGCTTTATgcatattattgtttttattctccGATGTTACATGCCCGTGGTTCTAAAGTGGTGAAAGTGAAACGATAAATTTCGATCAATACGAAAATGATACTATATTATTTCATACTTACTATTTGCTCATGAATCGATCGATCTGATACAGGAGTAACAAACCTTCGGGATATGTATTGTTGAGGATTACATacttctgtttcttttttcattcccAAAAAATCTGTAGACGGTTTCAATTCAtataggttttttgttttgtcattttCGATTAGTTTGTCCTCAATAATGTTGTACTTATGAACCAGTTCCACACTATTAAACTTTTGAAGCAGTGATATTTGCGAATTAGGTTGAAATCGATAAGAACTCATATTTTCTATTTCGTACTGATGCATTTGCTTCCAGTATGGATGAACTAATGTGAATTTTTCACCATTTAGATCTTGCTTTTGATGGTCGCTGCGCCTGCCGTTAGCTTGGGTCATTCCTCTGTTA contains:
- the LOC120895956 gene encoding serine/threonine-protein kinase PLK4-like isoform X2, which translates into the protein MLYTLLVGKPPFDTNGVKSTLARVVLSNFVLPVHLSSDVSDLIERLLRKNPAERIKLEEVLSHPFLSRYDLGHKTAINSMNATNNKFNSGMDSGMGTIAGSSVSKSDLFNGNRGMTQANGRRSDHQKQDLNGEKFTLVHPYWKQMHQYEIENMSSYRFQPNSQISLLQKFNSVELVHKYNIIEDKLIENDKTKNLYELKPSTDFLGMKKETEVCNPQQYISRRFVTPVSDRSIHEQINHGHVTSENKNNNMHKASGFVPNNHRHTMRFDTLRLLPTRHRTKHVILTIVAEGGDVVLEFLKPRGRQREDRVVDVCRISGDGLKFILYHPNGNRGVPIKNEPPDLPSRSAEVMYNYEDIPEKHFKKYMYAAKFVQMVKAKTPKITLYSDKAKCQLMETLQDYEVVFYDGTKIILSSTNNEIKMIDGIGKIYRGLESISAINITYLHHFQETREHCHRIEKMLSTVSYSGKTFPVIIGRRQGNFCGSIALRKDVFNYRFSPLSVRT